GCCTGATCTCGACCACGGATCCGCGCGAGATGGCGCGGCTGTTTGCGGCCGGTCTGATCTTCATTCGCCTCGAACACTTTGTGATGGGCGCGCAGCCGTCGGCCCATGGCAAGGTGATGGAGGCCGTCGATCATTTCCTCGCATTTTTCCTGTCCTTGCTCGCGGTCAGGGATATCGACGGGGTCGCCGCGGCAAAGCCGGGCAACGCAAAAACCAAACCAAGAAAAGCCAAGGGAGAGACGCGTGGCAAGGATACCCCTGATTGACCCGGAGCAGACCACCGGAGACATCCGCGCTTCCTTTGACAGGATGCCGGTCAAACTGAACATCTTTCGCATGATGGCGCATGCCGAAGCCAACATGATCCCGGCGATGCGGCTCGGCAATTCGATCTTGCATCGCCAGAAGCTAAGCGCTGTCAACCGCGAATTGCTGATCCTGCAGGCAGCCCAGCTGGAAGGCGGCGCCTATGAGTGGCGTCAGCACGTCCCGATCGCGCTCGGCGTCGGCGTGACGCAGGCCCAGGTCGACGCGCTGGCGCAGAATAACTACGAGAACCGCGCGTTCAATGCGGCCGAGCGGGCGCTGCTGTCGTTCGGGCGCGAAGTGATCGAGAACGTTCGCGTTCCCGCCGAGATCTTTGCGCCGATGCGCCAGCATTTCAGCGATCAGGAAATCGTCGAATCGATTGTCGCGATCGGATTTTACATGATGATGGCGCGACTGACGGAAGCAACCGAGACCGATCTCGATCCGTCGGCCGGCATGACCGTGTTCAACGTCGGCAAGAAGCCGGCAACCGCGTAAGCCGCCTTGCTCATTCTGCGCGAGCCGCGCCCAACCCGACACGAGGTGAAAAAAATGTCAGACAAGATACGGTACGTCCGCGAGCTGAGCGCGGAATCCAAAGGCGAGGCGCCGGGCCGCGGCAGGCTTCAGGGCCGCCGCATTCTGGTGGTCGGCGGCGGGCAGCGAACTTTCGACGCCGAGACCGATCCGGTTGGAAACGGCCGGGCAATGTCGCTGGTGTTCGCCAGGGAAGGGGCCCATGTCGCGGTGGCCGACATGAACCGCGCCAGCGCCGACGACACCGTCGGGCGCATCGCGCGTGAAGGCGGCCGCGCCTTTTCCATCGAGGCCAACATCGCCGGCGAAGCCGATGTGAACCGGATGATCGAAGAGGCAATCGATGGCCTCGGCGGCCTCGACGGCATGGTGCTCAATGTCGGCATCGGGATCGGCGCGCTCGGCATCGACGGCGTCGACCTCGGGGAATGGAACGACACCTTCGCGGTCAATCTCACCGGGCCGATGCTCTGCTGCCGCAAGGCGCTGCGGCACCTCGACCCGGGTTCGTCGATCGTGTTCATCTCGTCGATCGCCGGCCTTCGCTCCGGCTCGCGGCTGGTCGCCTACGATACGTCGAAGGCGGCGCTAGGCGGCCTGATGCGCAATGTCGCCAAGGAAGGCGCCCGGCGCGGTATCCGCGCCAATATCGTTTGCCCGGGCCTGGTCGATACGCCGCTGGGCCGTCACACCAGCGCCGGCCGGCCGTCGCGTAGCGCATCGGGGGCGCCGTTCGGGCGGATGGCGACGGGATGGGAGATCGCCTACGCCGTGCTGTTTTTCATGTCCGACGACAGCGTTTACGTCAACGCGCAGACGCTGGCGGTCGACAGCGGAATCACGGGTCTATAGGCCGGAAACCGGGGAGAAAATTTCCTCCGCCGTCGGGTCCATTGTAGCAATAAACCCACTGCCCACGGGGACCCGGACGAAGCGCTCATTGCTATTTTCGCTGACATCTCGACTAGTTGGCCGCGCAAGCCCATTTTCCGTAGTGCGCCTATCGCTGGAACCTTGTTCCACCGGCGCAGATGGAAGATGTGAGATGCAACAGCTTCGTTCATTGCTGCGCGGCGCGCCCTCCCGGATCGGGCGTCGGCTGTCCCAGATCGTCGCTATCGCCGCCGCCAGCCTGCCGGCCGCGGGCGCGTAAGCGATCTGATATCCAGAGTTCACATCGCAGCGACTATTTCCATTCCGTCGTGGCGCTTGTGCGTCTCAGCAAATAGACATCCATGATCCATCCGTTGGTCTCGCGCGCCTGCGTGCGGGCCTTCAGGATTCGCGGACCTGTTTCTGCCAGCGGGCCGGCAAGCGTGATCTCCTGGGGCATGCCGACATAGGCGCCCCACCAGATGGTTACATCAGCGGGATCGAGATGCTGGAAGGCGCAGTCGCCATCGAGCATCACCACCAGCGTATCGATGCCTACAGGCCAACCGCCCTCGCGCAGCCGTCGACCGGTGGTGACGAGAAACGGTGCGCCGATTTCATTCAGTGGAATCGCATGCGATGCGGTCAAGGCGTTGATCGAGGTGATGCCCGGGATCACCCGCACCCTCGGCGCGGGTTTCAGGCGCGAGGCAATCCGCAGCGTGCTGTCGTAGAGCGTTGGATCGCCCCAGACCAGCAGCGCTACCGTTCCGCCGCCTGCAAGTTCGGATTGAATCGTATCGGACCAGACATCGGCGATGGCGTCGTGCCAGTCATCGACGCCGCCGCGATAGTCGGGGTTGCTCTGGTCGCGGCGGGGCAGGTCGAATTCCACAATTCTTGCGGCGGGATTCGTTACTACCTCGGCGCAGATCGAACGGCGGAGATCGGCGAGGTCGGCCTTGTCCGCGCCCTTGCGCGGGATCAGGATCAGATCGGCGGCGTTGAGCGCCCGGATCGCCTGCAGCGTCAGGTGCTCGAGGTTGCCGGTGCCGATGCCCACCAGGAGAAGTTCGATCATCTGGCTCCCAAATGAAAACGCGGCCGACATGGCGGCCGCGTTGGTTCTTTGCGCCCTCGAATCAGGCGGCGTGGTAGAGCCGCTGCGTCACCAGCGGCGAGCCGCGCAGCGCATGCAACGACTTGGCTGCGGCCAGGATCGCGAGATCGGCCAGCGGCTCGATCAGGACGACGGCCATGTAGGCGGCGCCGAAGCTTGCGACCGAGGACAGGTTCGCGGCGCTGAAACCCGCGCCGTAGATCGCCCAGAACGCCACCCAGGCCACCACCCCGCCCTGATAGGCGGTCGAGAGCGTCAGCGCCTGGCTGTACTTCAGGTCGACATAGGCGGTACCGGGCGCGATCACCCGTCCAGCCAGCGCGTGAAGCGCGAACAGCGGAACCAGTAGCGTGGTGACGTTCATGCCATATTGCGGCAGGTCGATCGGCGAAAAGAACAATCCCTGAATCAGCAGGCCAGTTGCCAGCCCGATCGCCGAAGGCGCGGCGCCCAGGATCAGGAATAAGGTCGAGCCCAGGATGAAATGCACCTCGGATACGCCGACCGGAAAATGCGGCATGACCTCGAAGAAGATGAAAACGCAGACG
The Bradyrhizobium sp. KBS0727 genome window above contains:
- a CDS encoding carboxymuconolactone decarboxylase family protein, with the protein product MARIPLIDPEQTTGDIRASFDRMPVKLNIFRMMAHAEANMIPAMRLGNSILHRQKLSAVNRELLILQAAQLEGGAYEWRQHVPIALGVGVTQAQVDALAQNNYENRAFNAAERALLSFGREVIENVRVPAEIFAPMRQHFSDQEIVESIVAIGFYMMMARLTEATETDLDPSAGMTVFNVGKKPATA
- a CDS encoding SDR family NAD(P)-dependent oxidoreductase, encoding MSDKIRYVRELSAESKGEAPGRGRLQGRRILVVGGGQRTFDAETDPVGNGRAMSLVFAREGAHVAVADMNRASADDTVGRIAREGGRAFSIEANIAGEADVNRMIEEAIDGLGGLDGMVLNVGIGIGALGIDGVDLGEWNDTFAVNLTGPMLCCRKALRHLDPGSSIVFISSIAGLRSGSRLVAYDTSKAALGGLMRNVAKEGARRGIRANIVCPGLVDTPLGRHTSAGRPSRSASGAPFGRMATGWEIAYAVLFFMSDDSVYVNAQTLAVDSGITGL
- the cobF gene encoding precorrin-6A synthase (deacetylating) is translated as MIELLLVGIGTGNLEHLTLQAIRALNAADLILIPRKGADKADLADLRRSICAEVVTNPAARIVEFDLPRRDQSNPDYRGGVDDWHDAIADVWSDTIQSELAGGGTVALLVWGDPTLYDSTLRIASRLKPAPRVRVIPGITSINALTASHAIPLNEIGAPFLVTTGRRLREGGWPVGIDTLVVMLDGDCAFQHLDPADVTIWWGAYVGMPQEITLAGPLAETGPRILKARTQARETNGWIMDVYLLRRTSATTEWK
- a CDS encoding energy-coupling factor ABC transporter permease, with translation MHIEPGLVDSSKIVLSYATAAAAGAVALRSVVRSLGEKGPVSLLLRSAIATVCVFIFFEVMPHFPVGVSEVHFILGSTLFLILGAAPSAIGLATGLLIQGLFFSPIDLPQYGMNVTTLLVPLFALHALAGRVIAPGTAYVDLKYSQALTLSTAYQGGVVAWVAFWAIYGAGFSAANLSSVASFGAAYMAVVLIEPLADLAILAAAKSLHALRGSPLVTQRLYHAA